One part of the Ziziphus jujuba cultivar Dongzao chromosome 2, ASM3175591v1 genome encodes these proteins:
- the LOC107405623 gene encoding receptor-like protein EIX2, producing METITGLPLMLLIFCLSIIGEFLPNTDAEAINCLKSDREALIDFKNGLHDPENWLSSWKASNCCQWQGISCENTTGAVIAVDLHNPHLQDFDSSGRYELGSFSGEIRPSLTKLKYLRHLDLSFNTFDDNPIPEFFGSFKNLQYLNLSNAGFSGSVPPNLGNLSSLQYLDLESLSLLVDNLAWVKGLVSLKHLVMNEVDLSEVGSNWIKSLTKLPFLTELHLSDCSLSGTIPPLIYVNLTSLAVLDLSYNKLNSKIPNWLVIVTSLVAFDITLNNFFGRIPLGFSNLPNLQSLILSSNYNLTASCCQLLRGRWEKIRVLDLGGNKLHGNLPASIGNMTFLTYLNLGSNNVEGEIPSSIGKLCNLMHFLMSGNNLNGTLPEFLEGIKNCLSKRPLASLLNLDLSQNHLVGKLPQWLSQLKTLVGLSLARNELNGTLPESLGQLSDLSYLDVSSNHLMGIVTETHFSKLGKLNLLYLSSNSFTVNISSSWVPPFQLSYLDMHSCHLGPSFPAWLKSQKQVRTLDFSDANISGSIPNWFWEHSSSLSWLNVSYNLLEGRLPSPLNLASNAVVDFSSNLFKGSIPLSAGKIYFLDVSKNKFSGIIPDNISGSLVFLSISGNQINGEIPASIGNNPGLQVIDLSNNNLTGSIPSSFANCFYIKALDLSNNNLSGKIPAIIGYLSLLQTLHLNDNKFSGVIPSSFQNLASLETLDLGNNRLIGRIPPWIGKGFERLRILSLRANAFSGELPPVLSNLSSIQVLDLARNQFHGSIPASYGDFEALKQEQIINHYLLYGMYGTTYYKENFVVTLKDQSQSFSKILSLLVGIDLSGNNLSGDLPREITKLSGLVFLNLSRNHISGHIPESISKLEQLSSLDLSSNKFSGAIPQTLASLSFLGFLNLSNNNFSGRIPYTDHMSTFDAPSFAGNTGLCGIPLDVKCPSDDDDDDDPEKGLTTPKANTSGDSFVDKWFCLSIGLGFAAGILVPYLVITMKRSWSVAYFDAVERVLDRILYLWLKYRTRQQRNRGSNQRR from the coding sequence ATGGAAACAATTACAGGTCTCCCACTAATGTTACTGATTTTCTGCCTTTCAATTATAGGTGAATTTCTTCCCAACACTGATGCTGAGGCGATAAATTGCTTGAAGTCAGACCGAGAAGCTCTAATTGACTTCAAGAACGGTCTTCATGATCCTGAAAACTGGCTTTCTTCATGGAAGGCAAGCAACTGCTGTCAATGGCAGGGAATAAGCTGTGAGAACACTACTGGAGCTGTTATTGCAGTTGATCTTCATAATCCTCATCTGCAAGATTTTGATTCTTCTGGCAGGTATGAACTCGGGAGCTTCAGTGGGGAAATTAGACCTTCATTAACAAAACTGAAGTACTTAAGGCATTTGGACTTGAGTTTCAACACATTCGATGACAACCCAATTCCTGAATTTTTTGgatcttttaaaaatttgcaaTATCTAAACCTCTCAAATGCTGGGTTTAGTGGTTCAGTTCCTCCAAATTTAGGAAACTTGTCTAGCTTGCAGTATCTTGATCTCGAGTCTTTGAGTTTACTTGTTGATAATCTTGCATGGGTAAAAGGTCTTGTCTCTCTAAAGCATCTTGTGATGAATGAAGTTGATCTTTCAGAGGTAGGATCAAACTGGATAAAGTCCCTGACCAAGCTCCCATTCTTAACTGAGTTGCATCTATCTGATTGTAGTTTATCTGGTACCATTCCACCTCTCATCTATGTAAATTTAACTTCTCTTGCTGTCCTAGATCTCAGTTACAACAAGTTGAATTCAAAAATACCTAATTGGCTTGTCATTGTTACTAGCCTTGTTGCTTTTGATATAACCTTAAATAACTTCTTTGGAAGAATCCCACTCGGTTTTAGCAACCTTCCTAATTTGCAAAGTTTAATTCTTAGTAGTAACTACAATCTTACAGCAAGTTGCTGCCAATTGCTTAGAGGAAGATGGGAGAAGATAAGAGTTCTCGATTTAGGGGGGAATAAACTACATGGGAATCTTCCTGCTTCCATTGGAAACATGACATTTCTCACCTACTTGAATCTTGGTTCCAATAATGTTGAGGGTGAGATTCCAAGCTCTATTGGCAAACTCTGCAACCTGATGCATTTCTTAATGTCGGGTAATAACCTGAATGGAACTTTACCTGAATTCCTTGAAGGAATAAAAAATTGCCTTTCTAAAAGGCCACTGGCTAGTCTGTTAAACTTGGACTTGTCACAAAATCACTTGGTTGGTAAATTACCACAATGGCTTAGTCAGCTCAAGACTCTCGTTGGTCTTAGTCTAGCAAGGAATGAGCTAAACGGAACATTGCCAGAAAGTTTGGGACAACTTTCTGATTTGTCTTATCTCGATGTTTCTTCCAATCATTTGATGGGTATAGTTACTGAAACACATTTTTCAAAGCTAGGTAAGCTAAACCTTTTGTACCTATCTTCAAACTCTTTCACCGTGAATATCAGTTCCAGTTGGGTTCCCCCATTCCAACTCTCGTATCTTGATATGCATTCATGCCATTTGGGTCCTTCATTTCCTGCGTGGCTTAAGTCACAAAAGCAAGTCAGAACTTTGGATTTCTCAGATGCTAACATTTCTGGCTCCATACCCAACTGGTTTTGGGAACATTCCTCTAGCCTTTCATGGTTGAATGTTTCTTATAATCTGTTAGAAGGTCGTCTACCAAGTCCACTAAACTTAGCTTCAAATGCAGTGGTTGATTTCAGCTCAAACCTCTTCAAAGGGTCCATTCCTCTTTCAGCCGGCAAAATTTACTTTCTTGATgtctccaaaaataaattttctggtATTATTCCAGATAACATAagtggttccttggttttcctCTCTATTTCTGGAAACCAGATAAATGGAGAAATCCCAGCTTCTATAGGTAACAATCCTGGTCTTCAAGTCATTGATCTTTCTAATAACAACTTAACAGGAAGCATTCCATCAAGCTTTGCCAACTGTTTTTATATTAAAGCACTAGACCTTAGTAACAACAATTTGTCTGGAAAAATCCCTGCCATCATAGGTTACCTAAGTTTGCTTCAAACATTGCACCTAAATGACAATAAGTTCTCCGGAGTGATCCCGTCATCTTTCCAGAACTTAGCAAGTTTGGAGACACTGGATCTTGGAAACAACAGATTAATTGGTAGAATTCCACCATGGATTGGGAAAGGTTTCGAAAGACTGAGAATTCTTAGCTTGAGAGCCAATGCATTTTCAGGAGAACTTCCACCAGTGCTATCAAATTTAAGTTCGATACAAGTTTTGGACCTGGCAAGAAATCAGTTCCATGGCAGCATTCCAGCTAGTTATGGAGATTTCGAAGCTCTGAAACAGGAGCAAATCATAAACCATTATCTGCTTTATGGGATGTATGGGACTACCTATTATAAAGAAAACTTTGTTGTAACTCTGAAAGACCAGTCTCAGAGTTTCAGCAAGATCCTCTCCCTTTTAGTTGGCATAGATCTCTCAGGAAATAATTTGAGTGGAGATCTTCCAAGAGAGATAACAAAATTGTCAGGTTTGGTGTTTCTGAACTTGTCCAGAAACCATATCAGCGGACACATTCCCGAAAGCATTTCAAAGTTGGAGCAATTGTCATCACTTGATCTCTCAAGTAATAAGTTCTCAGGTGCTATTCCTCAAACTTTGGCATCACTCTCATTTTTGGGGTTCCTTAATTTGTCAAACAATAACTTCTCTGGTAGGATCCCTTATACAGATCACATGTCAACTTTTGATGCACCTTCTTTTGCTGGAAACACTGGCCTTTGTGGCATTCCACTTGATGTAAAATGTCcaagtgatgatgatgatgatgatgatccagAAAAGGGATTGACTACTCCAAAGGCTAATACAAGTGGTGACAGCTTTGTTGACAAATGGTTTTGCTTGAGCATTGGATTGGGATTTGCAGCAGGAATTCTTGTTCCCTATCTGGTAATCACGATGAAAAGGTCTTGGAGCGTAGCCTACTTCGATGCTGTTGAGAGAGTTTTAGATAGAATACTATATCTGTGGTTGAAATACAGAACCAGACAGCAGAGGAATCGAGGGAGTAACCAAAGAAGATAA